Below is a window of Syntrophorhabdaceae bacterium DNA.
ATCGACTGGCAGTGGGTGTTCGTCGTCGGTATCTTCTTCGGCTCCCTCATAGCCTCTGCCACCTCCCGGTCCTTTCGCTGGCAGGGTGTTCCCGGGATGTGGGAAGGCCGGTTCGGACCAAGCATGACCCCGCGCGCCATTACGGCCTTCTTCGGGGGCGCGATAGCCATGTTCGGGGCGCGCCTCGCTGACGGCTGACCGAGCGGTCATGGGCTGAGCGGTTCGCTCCAGCTTGCGGTCAGCGGCTTCATTTCCTTGATCTGTTTCTTCGTGGGCGGCTTCATCGTCGCCAATCTTCTTTATCGCGGAGGTGCCAGAAAATGAACGTTCTCATCTACGGCATGATAACAGGCATCATCTTCGGGTTTCTTCTCCAGAAGGCCCGCGTCATCCGCTATGATAAGCAATTGGGGGCCTTGAGGCTCATGGACATGACCATCGTCAAGTATATGTTCACCACCGTACTCGTTGCCATGGTGGGCGTTTACCTTCTCAAGGATCTGGGGCTCGTGAAGCTTTCAATCAAGACAACGATCCTTGGCGGCAATATCATCGGCGGACTCATTTTCGGTATCGGCTGGGCGCTCCTGGGGTACTGCCCCGGCACGTCCCTTGGTGCCCTCGGTGAAGGACGCTATGATTCGATATGGGGAATCATCGGCATGCTCGCGGGAGCCGCCGTCTTCGCCGAGCTCTTCCCCCTCATGAAAAGAACGGTCCTGACCTGGGGCAATTACGGCAAGATCACAATCCCGGGCATCCTCGGCATCAATCACTGGATCGTTATCGTGATAATGGTAATACTCGGGATCCTGATGTTCAGGTTTTTTGAGAAAAAAGGGTTATAGGAGTCTACCATGCCCCATGAA
It encodes the following:
- a CDS encoding YeeE/YedE thiosulfate transporter family protein; translated protein: MNVLIYGMITGIIFGFLLQKARVIRYDKQLGALRLMDMTIVKYMFTTVLVAMVGVYLLKDLGLVKLSIKTTILGGNIIGGLIFGIGWALLGYCPGTSLGALGEGRYDSIWGIIGMLAGAAVFAELFPLMKRTVLTWGNYGKITIPGILGINHWIVIVIMVILGILMFRFFEKKGL
- a CDS encoding YeeE/YedE thiosulfate transporter family protein, with the protein product MNANENLKGWNPYVAGALTGLLLVLSVWVAGKYFGASTTFVTSAGFVESTFSPERVAQMEYFTKHLPKIDWQWVFVVGIFFGSLIASATSRSFRWQGVPGMWEGRFGPSMTPRAITAFFGGAIAMFGARLADGUPSGHGLSGSLQLAVSGFISLICFFVGGFIVANLLYRGGARK